Proteins encoded within one genomic window of Bradyrhizobium sp. AZCC 1719:
- a CDS encoding c-type cytochrome: MAAASALMAVLSFSSLHAQQGNAARGERNFRACAACHSLERDRNMTGPSLAELWGRKAGTLPSFERFSDALKSSGLTWDDRTLDQWLTDPQHLVPGNEMTFAGIKEPPARADLLAFLKEATKPGAARSQTAQQDQRGGMGGMMGGGADPNLKALEPGIQVKTIGYCRDTYRVTTADGKTRAFWERNLRFRTDTSKDGPEKDAPALLGAGMMGDRAAVIFSAPEEIMNFVERRC; this comes from the coding sequence TTGGCGGCTGCTTCGGCCCTTATGGCTGTTCTCAGCTTCTCTTCTCTCCATGCGCAACAAGGCAATGCTGCTCGCGGCGAACGTAATTTCAGGGCCTGCGCAGCATGCCATTCGCTGGAGCGCGATCGCAACATGACGGGACCGAGCCTTGCTGAACTATGGGGACGCAAGGCCGGTACGCTGCCAAGCTTCGAGCGCTTTTCCGATGCGTTGAAATCGTCCGGACTGACGTGGGATGACCGAACGCTCGATCAATGGCTGACCGATCCGCAGCATCTCGTTCCTGGCAACGAGATGACATTTGCAGGAATCAAGGAACCTCCGGCCCGGGCAGACCTCCTGGCGTTTCTGAAAGAAGCCACCAAACCCGGCGCGGCGCGGAGCCAAACCGCGCAACAAGACCAGAGGGGCGGCATGGGAGGCATGATGGGTGGCGGCGCCGATCCAAATCTAAAGGCGCTTGAACCGGGCATTCAGGTCAAAACCATCGGTTATTGCCGCGACACCTATCGTGTCACCACAGCCGACGGCAAGACACGCGCCTTCTGGGAGCGCAACCTCCGCTTCAGGACGGATACCAGTAAGGATGGGCCCGAGAAGGATGCGCCGGCTCTCTTGGGCGCAGGAATGATGGGTGATCGGGCAGCCGTGATCTTTTCGGCGCCGGAAGAAATCATGAACTTCGTCGAGCGCCGCTGCTAG
- a CDS encoding four-helix bundle copper-binding protein: MYAREMIGTHPAVQGQISDALIRCIEECYSCAQTCTSCADACLSERMVQELTQCIRLDQDCADICNITGRIMTRRTGFDDEVMRRMLSVCAAACRLCAEECQRHAAMHEHCRICAESCRRCMEACQEVSRGMAH; encoded by the coding sequence ATGTACGCCCGCGAAATGATTGGCACTCACCCGGCCGTCCAAGGCCAGATCAGCGACGCCCTGATCCGTTGCATCGAGGAATGCTACTCCTGCGCCCAGACCTGCACCTCCTGCGCCGACGCCTGCCTGTCGGAGCGCATGGTACAGGAGCTGACCCAGTGCATCCGCCTGGACCAGGATTGCGCCGACATCTGCAATATCACCGGCCGCATCATGACCCGCCGAACGGGTTTCGACGACGAAGTGATGCGCCGCATGCTCAGCGTCTGCGCCGCCGCCTGCCGACTTTGCGCGGAGGAATGCCAGCGGCACGCAGCCATGCACGAACATTGCCGGATCTGCGCGGAAAGCTGCCGCCGATGCATGGAAGCTTGCCAGGAGGTCTCACGCGGCATGGCGCATTAA
- a CDS encoding cation transporter: protein MADACCTPPPLNLDRNRGNPAYRRVLWVVLGINAAMFLTEIGVGLAAGSASLQADALDFLGDAGNYAISLFVVGMALRYRASAALAKGATMGAFGLWVIAMAIWHAAHGTLPSAFTMGAVGVMALAANVASFGLLWAYRNGDANMRSAWICTRNDVLGNLAVLLAALGVFGTGTGWPDVIVASCMAGLALQGAFVVVRQSAGELKAQPA, encoded by the coding sequence ATGGCCGATGCTTGTTGCACACCTCCGCCCCTGAACTTGGACCGGAACCGCGGCAATCCGGCTTATCGCCGGGTTCTTTGGGTGGTCCTTGGCATCAATGCCGCCATGTTCCTCACCGAGATCGGCGTAGGCTTGGCGGCGGGATCGGCTTCGCTCCAGGCCGACGCGCTCGATTTTCTCGGCGACGCGGGAAACTATGCGATCAGCCTCTTTGTGGTTGGGATGGCACTGCGCTATCGCGCATCAGCGGCGCTTGCCAAGGGTGCCACTATGGGAGCCTTCGGCCTTTGGGTAATTGCCATGGCCATCTGGCACGCCGCACACGGGACGCTGCCGAGTGCATTCACCATGGGTGCGGTCGGAGTCATGGCCCTTGCAGCCAATGTTGCGTCATTCGGACTCTTATGGGCCTATCGCAACGGCGACGCCAACATGCGCTCGGCCTGGATCTGCACCCGTAACGATGTTCTAGGCAATCTCGCCGTGCTGCTGGCCGCGCTCGGCGTGTTTGGCACCGGTACCGGTTGGCCGGATGTGATTGTTGCTTCGTGCATGGCCGGACTTGCGCTTCAAGGCGCATTCGTGGTGGTCCGCCAATCCGCTGGTGAATTGAAGGCTCAACCAGCGTAG
- a CDS encoding efflux RND transporter periplasmic adaptor subunit, whose protein sequence is MNRSVQVAIAAAATAAVIAGVLARPYLWPSGEAKHAHVMAQASEPAGAAIYYQDPDGKPFYSLTPKKTPDGRDYRAVPRGADISFDDPPQESAAAPPTDRKIKYYRNPMGLPDVSPTPKKDSMGMDYIPVYEGEDSDDGSVKVSPGKIQRTGVKSEPAAARPIRTVVRAPGTIQLDERRVSVIAMRAETYLQSVADVTTGTFVKKGQPLMQVYSPAVSSAAAEYVTTLTSKTTAGEPSYGRGSRQRLMNLDVPEAVISEVERTRVVPVTVAWSAPRDGIVLERNAVQGMRAQPGDVLFRVADTSVVWAIIDIAERDLGSLAVGQGVTVRARSFPGRDFSGKISVIYPQVNRETRTARVRIELANPDLALLPDMYVDADVEIGGAEPVLAVPDSSVLDTGARQVVLVDKGEGRFEPRDVKIGRRGDGLVEIRSGLKDGEPVVISANFLIDAESNLKAALKGFAEGAQP, encoded by the coding sequence ATGAACCGGTCAGTCCAGGTTGCGATCGCTGCCGCCGCTACGGCTGCCGTGATCGCCGGCGTCCTCGCGCGTCCCTATCTCTGGCCGAGCGGAGAGGCCAAGCATGCCCACGTCATGGCCCAGGCGAGCGAACCGGCGGGTGCCGCGATCTACTATCAGGATCCGGACGGCAAGCCGTTCTACTCGCTGACGCCGAAGAAGACGCCCGATGGCCGCGATTACCGCGCCGTTCCCCGGGGCGCCGACATCAGTTTTGACGATCCGCCGCAGGAAAGTGCGGCGGCTCCGCCCACCGACCGCAAGATCAAGTATTACCGCAACCCGATGGGCCTGCCGGATGTTTCGCCGACGCCCAAGAAGGATTCGATGGGGATGGATTACATCCCCGTCTATGAGGGCGAGGACAGCGACGACGGATCGGTCAAGGTCTCGCCGGGAAAGATCCAGCGCACCGGTGTCAAATCGGAGCCGGCGGCCGCTCGCCCGATCCGGACGGTCGTGCGGGCGCCAGGCACGATCCAACTCGACGAGCGTCGAGTCTCAGTCATCGCGATGCGCGCGGAAACCTACTTGCAATCGGTCGCCGACGTTACGACTGGCACCTTTGTCAAGAAGGGGCAGCCGCTGATGCAGGTCTACAGTCCGGCAGTTTCCAGTGCGGCCGCCGAGTACGTGACGACATTGACGTCCAAGACTACGGCGGGCGAACCGTCCTACGGACGCGGTTCACGGCAGCGGTTGATGAACCTTGACGTGCCCGAAGCGGTAATCAGCGAGGTCGAGAGAACGCGGGTCGTCCCGGTGACTGTCGCCTGGTCGGCCCCACGGGACGGCATCGTGCTGGAGCGCAACGCCGTCCAGGGTATGCGAGCTCAACCGGGCGACGTGCTCTTCCGCGTCGCGGATACCTCGGTGGTCTGGGCGATAATTGACATAGCCGAGCGCGATCTCGGCTCGCTTGCGGTCGGACAAGGGGTAACCGTGCGCGCGCGCAGCTTCCCGGGGCGGGACTTCTCCGGAAAGATCTCGGTCATTTATCCCCAGGTCAACCGCGAGACACGGACAGCCCGTGTTCGGATCGAACTCGCAAATCCCGACCTCGCATTGCTGCCGGACATGTATGTGGACGCGGACGTCGAGATTGGCGGCGCGGAGCCTGTTTTGGCCGTTCCCGACAGCTCGGTGCTCGATACAGGAGCGCGCCAGGTCGTTCTGGTCGACAAAGGCGAGGGCCGATTCGAGCCTCGTGACGTCAAGATCGGCCGTCGGGGAGACGGACTGGTCGAAATCCGCAGCGGGCTGAAGGACGGCGAGCCCGTCGTCATCTCGGCCAATTTCCTGATCGATGCCGAAAGTAATCTGAAGGCGGCGCTGAAGGGCTTTGCCGAAGGAGCTCAGCCATGA
- a CDS encoding efflux RND transporter permease subunit — protein sequence MIARLIAWSARNLLLVLFGSGFAAAAGIYALVHLPLDAIPDLSDTQVIVYTEYPGQAPQVIEDQVTYPLTTAMLTVPKSKVVRGFSFFGVSFVYVIFEDGTDIYWARSRVLEFLNGAASRLPSGVTPTIGPDATGVGWVYQYAVMSKELNLADTRAIQAWNLKFALAKAEGVAEVASVGGFVKQYNVILDPQRMRDRSITMQKMREAIRASNADVGGRTVELSEFEYVIRGKGYLKSINDLGNIVLKTDNGTPVLLRDVARVELGPDERRGIAELNGEGEVASGIVLQRFGVNALNVIENVKKRFAEIASSLPKSVEIVPVYDRSNLIYAAIDTLKHTLVEESIVVALVCIVFLLHVRSALVAILMLPVGVLMAFGAMKLLGLGSNIMSLGGIAIAIGAMIDAAIVMIENAHKHLERAEPGKSRVAILIEAATEVGPALFFSLLIITVSFMPIFTLESQEGRLFSPLAFTKTFAMAAAALLSITLVPALMVIFVRGKIVPEHKNPINRFLIWVYRPVIKTVLRAKTLVVLLALGVLAASIWPARQLGTEFMPNLNEGSLLYMPTTLPGISVTKASELMQTQDRIIRSFPEVASVYGKAGRAATATDPAPSEMFETVVNLKPKEQWRNGMTIDGLIAEMDKALQFPGVSNAWTMPIKARIDMLSTGIRTPIGVKVMGTDLAGIETVAKQIEQVLKAVPGTSSAYAERGLGGYYLEITPNREALARYGIMVQDVQDTIATALGGQTVTTTVEGRQRFSVNMRYPRDLRDNPKAIASDILVPMPAGGAVPLGEVASVTPARGPSSIRTENGQLATYIYVDIRDRDLGGYVAEAQRAVQASIEFPPGYHVVWSGQYEYLERAIARLKIVVPVTLLTIFLLLYLNFRSVTETMIVMLSLPFALVGGLWLMWWLGFNLSVAVAVGFIALAGVAAETGVVMLIYLNQALAEITKLRQAQGQALTRNDLYAAIMEGAVERVRPKIMTVVAIMAGLLPIMWSTGTGSEIMQRIAVPMIGGMISSTLLTLIVIPAVFGIVKGFGLPGDPESGKSVAAIAKPSKKVSRVVEPAE from the coding sequence ATGATCGCCCGCTTGATCGCTTGGTCGGCTCGTAACCTCCTGCTGGTGCTATTCGGCAGCGGCTTCGCCGCTGCGGCCGGCATCTACGCGCTCGTCCATCTGCCGTTGGATGCCATTCCCGACCTCTCCGACACCCAGGTGATCGTCTACACGGAGTACCCGGGGCAGGCGCCGCAGGTGATCGAGGACCAGGTCACCTATCCGCTCACCACCGCGATGCTGACGGTGCCGAAATCGAAGGTAGTGCGCGGCTTTTCCTTCTTCGGCGTCTCCTTCGTCTACGTCATCTTCGAGGACGGCACCGACATCTACTGGGCGCGCTCGCGGGTGCTGGAGTTTCTCAATGGCGCCGCTTCGCGATTGCCGTCCGGCGTCACGCCGACCATCGGTCCCGACGCGACCGGGGTGGGGTGGGTGTACCAATATGCGGTGATGTCCAAGGAACTGAATCTCGCGGACACCCGCGCGATCCAGGCCTGGAACCTGAAATTCGCGCTAGCGAAGGCCGAGGGCGTGGCCGAGGTCGCGAGCGTCGGCGGCTTCGTCAAGCAGTATAACGTGATACTCGACCCGCAGCGGATGCGCGATCGCAGCATCACCATGCAGAAGATGCGCGAGGCGATCCGCGCCTCCAATGCCGATGTGGGCGGCCGCACCGTCGAGCTTTCGGAATTCGAATACGTGATCCGCGGGAAGGGGTACCTGAAGAGCATCAATGATCTCGGCAACATCGTGCTGAAGACCGACAACGGAACGCCGGTGCTGTTGCGCGACGTTGCGCGCGTCGAGCTTGGCCCCGACGAGAGGCGCGGCATCGCAGAGCTCAACGGCGAGGGCGAGGTAGCGAGCGGCATTGTGCTGCAGCGCTTCGGCGTGAATGCGCTCAATGTCATCGAGAACGTCAAGAAGCGCTTTGCGGAGATCGCGTCCAGCCTGCCGAAATCGGTCGAGATCGTGCCGGTCTACGATCGCTCCAACCTGATCTATGCCGCGATCGATACGTTGAAGCATACGCTGGTCGAGGAAAGCATCGTCGTCGCGCTGGTGTGCATCGTCTTCCTGCTGCATGTCCGTAGCGCGTTGGTCGCGATCCTGATGCTGCCGGTCGGCGTGCTGATGGCGTTCGGCGCGATGAAGCTTCTGGGCTTAGGCTCCAACATCATGAGTCTCGGCGGCATCGCGATCGCCATCGGCGCCATGATCGATGCAGCGATCGTCATGATCGAGAATGCGCACAAGCATCTCGAGCGCGCCGAGCCGGGCAAATCGCGCGTCGCAATCCTGATCGAGGCGGCTACCGAGGTCGGCCCTGCGTTGTTCTTCAGCCTCTTGATCATCACCGTGTCCTTTATGCCGATCTTCACGCTGGAATCGCAGGAGGGCCGGCTGTTCAGTCCGCTCGCCTTCACCAAGACCTTTGCGATGGCGGCGGCAGCATTGCTATCCATCACGCTGGTGCCGGCACTGATGGTGATCTTCGTTCGCGGCAAGATCGTCCCTGAGCACAAGAACCCGATCAACCGCTTCCTGATCTGGGTTTATAGACCCGTGATCAAGACCGTGCTGCGTGCCAAGACGCTGGTCGTCCTGCTTGCGCTTGGCGTGCTCGCTGCCTCTATCTGGCCGGCGCGCCAGCTCGGCACCGAGTTCATGCCAAACCTCAACGAGGGCTCGCTGCTCTACATGCCGACAACCCTGCCGGGGATCTCGGTGACGAAGGCGTCCGAACTGATGCAGACGCAAGACCGGATCATCCGATCGTTTCCCGAGGTCGCCTCGGTCTACGGCAAGGCTGGACGGGCGGCGACCGCGACCGATCCGGCGCCGTCCGAAATGTTCGAGACGGTGGTCAACCTCAAGCCGAAGGAGCAGTGGCGCAACGGCATGACGATTGACGGCCTGATCGCCGAGATGGACAAGGCGCTGCAATTTCCGGGCGTTTCCAACGCCTGGACCATGCCAATCAAGGCGCGCATCGACATGCTCTCGACCGGCATCCGCACGCCGATTGGCGTGAAGGTCATGGGCACCGATCTCGCCGGGATCGAAACGGTCGCCAAACAGATCGAACAGGTGCTCAAAGCCGTCCCGGGCACGTCCTCAGCCTATGCCGAGCGCGGTCTCGGAGGCTACTACCTCGAGATCACGCCGAACCGTGAAGCGCTGGCGCGCTACGGCATCATGGTGCAGGACGTGCAGGACACCATCGCGACCGCGCTCGGCGGCCAGACCGTGACCACGACCGTGGAGGGCCGCCAGCGCTTCTCCGTAAACATGCGCTACCCACGCGATCTCCGCGACAATCCAAAGGCGATCGCAAGCGACATCCTGGTGCCGATGCCGGCCGGCGGGGCGGTCCCGCTCGGCGAGGTCGCCAGCGTTACGCCGGCGCGCGGGCCAAGCTCGATCCGGACCGAGAACGGACAACTGGCGACCTACATCTATGTCGACATCCGCGACCGCGACCTTGGCGGCTACGTCGCCGAGGCGCAACGCGCGGTGCAGGCGAGCATTGAGTTCCCGCCCGGCTATCACGTCGTCTGGAGCGGCCAATATGAATATCTGGAGCGTGCGATCGCGCGGCTCAAGATCGTCGTACCGGTGACGCTGCTCACCATTTTCCTCCTGCTCTATCTCAACTTCCGCTCGGTAACCGAGACCATGATCGTCATGCTGTCGCTGCCGTTCGCGCTGGTTGGCGGGCTGTGGCTGATGTGGTGGCTCGGCTTCAACCTCTCGGTTGCGGTTGCGGTCGGTTTCATCGCACTCGCCGGGGTCGCCGCCGAGACCGGCGTCGTCATGCTGATCTATCTCAATCAGGCGCTGGCCGAGATCACGAAGCTACGTCAGGCTCAGGGCCAGGCGCTGACGCGCAACGATCTCTATGCCGCCATCATGGAGGGCGCGGTCGAACGCGTGCGGCCAAAGATTATGACGGTGGTGGCCATCATGGCAGGCCTGCTCCCGATCATGTGGAGCACCGGCACCGGGTCGGAGATCATGCAGCGCATTGCGGTGCCGATGATCGGCGGCATGATCTCCTCGACATTGCTGACGCTGATCGTGATCCCGGCGGTCTTCGGCATCGTCAAGGGCTTTGGATTGCCCGGCGATCCCGAAAGCGGCAAGTCAGTCGCGGCGATTGCAAAGCCATCGAAGAAGGTCTCACGCGTTGTGGAGCCAGCCGAATGA
- a CDS encoding FixH family protein — protein sequence MKAIQFSRGLRVALTGAALTCAATAALADIRNYEFKLVEPAVKTGRDKIIAVKLIDNTTGKAVPDAVIFATRLDMAPDAMQEMVSELTPLPGSEPGTYRFKADFSMAGRWQLSLGAKVQGETGTVDNKLVIQADK from the coding sequence ATGAAGGCTATTCAGTTTTCGCGCGGCCTGCGGGTTGCGCTGACCGGCGCTGCCCTGACATGCGCCGCGACCGCCGCGCTCGCCGATATCAGGAATTACGAGTTCAAGCTCGTCGAACCGGCGGTGAAGACCGGTCGCGACAAGATCATTGCCGTCAAGCTCATCGATAACACGACGGGCAAGGCCGTTCCGGACGCGGTGATCTTTGCGACGCGTCTCGATATGGCGCCGGATGCGATGCAAGAGATGGTGAGCGAGCTTACGCCCCTGCCGGGATCGGAGCCGGGCACCTACCGCTTCAAGGCCGATTTCAGCATGGCCGGCCGCTGGCAGTTGTCGCTCGGCGCAAAAGTGCAGGGCGAAACCGGCACGGTCGACAACAAGCTCGTCATTCAGGCCGACAAATGA